DNA sequence from the Cardinium endosymbiont of Culicoides punctatus genome:
TAGCAGGATTATAGGTATCTATGGTTAAATAACCTGTTTGATACATTAAAGCTTCTAAGCTTAACGGCTTTTTGCTTTGTGTAAACATGATATCATCTTCAGTAACGTAAAATCTTAACTTTTCCCAATCCAAATCAAATCTATCAATTTCATCTCTCATCTGATTGAGTAAAATACTAGGATCGCCTGTTCTATACCAGTAACCTTGCAAATTTCCTCTCTGAAAAAAAGATAATACAGAATTTGGGTTATACATAGATGGTCCATCATAAGAAAATCTATACCTATTGTAATAGAATTTTATAGCATCCATAATACCTTCTTTAGTATATGTTTGTCCTGTACGTTTTTCCATCTCTCGTATGACATAATTGAACCTATTCTCAAACAGATTTTTGATATCTTCTTCTTTATAACCAGTAACATCTGAAAATGCATTTTCTAAAGAAACATCATTACCCTGAAATATATTGGCACCAGAACCTAAGTTCACCAAACTAAACTTAGTTACACCGGTTAGAAATATTAACTGGCAGTCACCAGCGCAACTTTTAACGACAGTGAAAAAATCTTTAAGCACTTTTATACAATCATTATGTTGCTTTGAACTCCAGTCTAAATTGACTACAGGGCTGTCATATTCATCTATTAGAAGAACTATTTTGGGTTCGTAACCATTTTTTAATATTTTTAAGTTTTCAATTAAATTTTCATAATAAGATTGAAAAGAGTTATATCCAATTGGATTATGAAGTTTTGATTCTACACCATATTTCTTAGCAGCATTATATAGCAATCTTTGCAGATCTGCCTTTAATATTTCAGAGGTTTCATTATTTAGTTTAGAAAAATCTAATCTAATCACTGGATATTTTTTCCAGTCATATTTTATGATCTTTCCATTTTCATCTTTAAATGCTCCATTATAGATAAAGTAATTTTTAAATAATTCCTTATCTGTTTCTCCTTCAGCAATGGTAGCAATGGTACTTATCAATAATGATTTCCCGAATCTACGTGGACGTACCATAAATGTAGGCTTCCCTTCTATTAAAAGCTTGCCAGCAAATTTGGTTTTATCTGCATAATAACCAGACTCTATAACATTTTTGATATCGGCGTCTCCAATAGGAAGACGATCTAGATCCATTTCTGCTTCTGCTACTTGCTCTATTATTTGTTCTAAGTCCTCTCCTACTCTTTTATTTTCTTGTTCCATACCATACTTATTTGCCTTACATGAAAATAAAGATAGTATAAGACATAATACCATCGTATAAATTGTTTTATTGTTTTTAACAATCATCTTTACTTAAAAATTAATTTTTAATCGCCTCGATATGTCTTAATGAGCTATGTAGGCTGTAATGTCTTAAGAAGACTACATGAATGATACGTGTAACAGAGGATCATTACCTCTCATGAAGACAGATCAGGCTATATATTTCTAATTACGCTACCAAAGGTACAAAAATGTTTTCAAATCATAATGACTTTTTCCTTTATGTTAATCACCACCTAAAATTGTAGATTCAGTGCAATCATGTTATCTTGTGCAGGTATTTGATATCCATTTATATTATTAACCAATTTATAATTATTACTTTACGTGTTATTTCCATCAAAGAAAATTTTCTTGCTAGATGCCATGTCACTGATTTACAGGGCACACTATGCATTTGGCAATACACCACCTAGCAATGCGCAAGGTATTAAAACGGGTACTATATTAGGATTTGTAAATACATTGGTAGAAGTCTTACAGAAAGAAACACCTACACACGTAATAGTTGCTTTTGATGCAAAAGAAAAGACCTTTCGTCATGAGTTATTTCCAGCTTATAAGTCGCACCGACAGGCACAACCAGAAGAGATTTCTATAGCGATTCCCTATATTCGAAATATATTAGACGGATTTGGCATTTCTTGTATAGAAATACCTGGTTATGAAGCAGATGATTTGCTAGGTACATTGGCCAAGAAAACAGCCAAAATGGGATTTAAAGCTTACATTATGTCTTCAGATAAAGACCTATGTCAGGTTATAGAAGATCATATCTATATCTACAAGCCAGCTAGCAATGGCCAAAAATCTAGCATACTGGGAGAAAAAGAAATTTTAGAGCAATGGGAAATCACTAGGCCAGAACAGGTAAGAGATATTTTGGCGCTCGAAGGTGATGCTTCTGATTTTATTCCTGGCATTCCCTCTATTGGAAAAAAGACAGCTAGAAAACTTATTAAAGAATTTGATAACCTTGAAAATCTATTGGCACATGCCGATCAGCTAACAGGTAAATTAAAAGAAAATATTATTCGCTATGCCGATCAAGGTGTGCTTTCCAAACAACTGGCCACAATTTGTACAGAAGTATCCATAGACTTGGATATGGAGCAATATATGTATCATGGACCAGATAAGACAAAATTAGAACCCATATTTGATGTACTAGAGTTTAAGGCTTTAAAGAAAAGATTATTTGGTATAACAGATATAAAAGAGATAAACAAAACACCAAGTTTATTTGATAGCCTCAAAGAGAAAGAAAAAGATGCTCAGCCCCATACAACTTTTAGAGATATCCATACTACACCCCATACATATACGCTCATACAGCGCTTAGTAGATTGTCAAAATCTAGTCGAAAAACTGCAAAAAGAAGCAACATGGGCTTTTGATACAGAAACTACTGGCCTAGACCCGCATATGGCAAAACTATTGGGTATTTCATTTTCATGCAAAGCTGGAGAGGCCTATTATTTATCTATCCCTACTCACCCAGAAGAGGCACAGTCATTCCTACTACTGCTGCAGCCATTATTATCCAATGGCAATATACTTAAAGTTGGACAAAACCTTAAATATGATCTGATTGTATTACAGAGACATGGACTAAGTGTTGCCCCTCCCCTATTTGATACAATGATTGCACATGCTTTGATTGCCCCAGATATGCGACATAATTTAACCGTATTATCCAAACAATATTTGAATTATACACCTATACCTATAGAAGAGCTTATTGGTCCTAAAGGGAAAAAACAACTTAATATGGAAATAGTTCCATTGGAGCAAGTTACAGCATATGCAGCAGAGGATGCAGATCTAACATTACAGATTTATGAAAAAATATCGCTAGAGCTACAAGCAGAGGCACTTGTAAACCTATTTTATAAAGTTGAAATGCCTTTGGTACCTGTATTGGTAGCTATGGAAATAGAAGGTGTTACCATTGATGTTTCATTTTTATCGACATTATCAGAAAATATACAATCAGAAGCTGAGCTATTAAAAAAGAAAATATTTGCATTAGCTGAAACAGTCTTCAATATTAACTCTCCCAAACAACTAGGAGAAGTATTATTTGAAAAAATGAAAATCAGCACAAAACCTATTAAAACCAAAAGTGGGCAATATGCAACAGGAGAAGAAATATTAGAAAAACTCATCAAAGCTCATCCTATTGTTGAAACCATTATGGAATACCGTGAACTACAAAAGCTCCTTTCTACCTATGTAGAGGCATTACCTAAAATGGTGCATAGTAGGGATAAACGTGTACATACTTCTTACCAACAAACCATAGTAACTACAGG
Encoded proteins:
- the polA gene encoding DNA polymerase I; the encoded protein is MLFPSKKIFLLDAMSLIYRAHYAFGNTPPSNAQGIKTGTILGFVNTLVEVLQKETPTHVIVAFDAKEKTFRHELFPAYKSHRQAQPEEISIAIPYIRNILDGFGISCIEIPGYEADDLLGTLAKKTAKMGFKAYIMSSDKDLCQVIEDHIYIYKPASNGQKSSILGEKEILEQWEITRPEQVRDILALEGDASDFIPGIPSIGKKTARKLIKEFDNLENLLAHADQLTGKLKENIIRYADQGVLSKQLATICTEVSIDLDMEQYMYHGPDKTKLEPIFDVLEFKALKKRLFGITDIKEINKTPSLFDSLKEKEKDAQPHTTFRDIHTTPHTYTLIQRLVDCQNLVEKLQKEATWAFDTETTGLDPHMAKLLGISFSCKAGEAYYLSIPTHPEEAQSFLLLLQPLLSNGNILKVGQNLKYDLIVLQRHGLSVAPPLFDTMIAHALIAPDMRHNLTVLSKQYLNYTPIPIEELIGPKGKKQLNMEIVPLEQVTAYAAEDADLTLQIYEKISLELQAEALVNLFYKVEMPLVPVLVAMEIEGVTIDVSFLSTLSENIQSEAELLKKKIFALAETVFNINSPKQLGEVLFEKMKISTKPIKTKSGQYATGEEILEKLIKAHPIVETIMEYRELQKLLSTYVEALPKMVHSRDKRVHTSYQQTIVTTGRLSSTDPNLQNIPIRTERGRALRKAFIPHNKGDFLLSADYSQIELRVMAAYAQDATMIEAFRDDKDIHQITASKLFKIPLEAVDAEMRRKAKIANFGIIYGISAFGLSQRMGNLSRTEAAQLIDSYFQEFPGIKRYMDKTIADAREKGYITTLMGRKRFLPDIHSRNAAVRGFAERNAINTPIQGSAAEMIKLAMIPIQNWLETNRFKSRLIMQVHDELVFNVPREELAHIEEHVPLFMTRALPLENVPIKVNCGVGLNWLEAH
- a CDS encoding AAA family ATPase; the encoded protein is MIVKNNKTIYTMVLCLILSLFSCKANKYGMEQENKRVGEDLEQIIEQVAEAEMDLDRLPIGDADIKNVIESGYYADKTKFAGKLLIEGKPTFMVRPRRFGKSLLISTIATIAEGETDKELFKNYFIYNGAFKDENGKIIKYDWKKYPVIRLDFSKLNNETSEILKADLQRLLYNAAKKYGVESKLHNPIGYNSFQSYYENLIENLKILKNGYEPKIVLLIDEYDSPVVNLDWSSKQHNDCIKVLKDFFTVVKSCAGDCQLIFLTGVTKFSLVNLGSGANIFQGNDVSLENAFSDVTGYKEEDIKNLFENRFNYVIREMEKRTGQTYTKEGIMDAIKFYYNRYRFSYDGPSMYNPNSVLSFFQRGNLQGYWYRTGDPSILLNQMRDEIDRFDLDWEKLRFYVTEDDIMFTQSKKPLSLEALMYQTGYLTIDTYNPANGQYALKIPNEEVKMALAQNIQEVFLDEQKEIGVHHKEHVLAALQQEDWPRLLQLFRDACFANTSYEALKNDEKDFQNILHAFLNGVCHHTVGGPRIRVEEHSGSGRSDITMDDIKNNVVYIIELKKNQSAEMAIAQIEHKNYSGKYFRKKKIVHIGLNCIFNREDINHRNINECMIAVKRQDSNNNLTKDPKKKFVFSNEEFVAGVINVEELEKKKTAIQNNKRIRGNA